A section of the Paenibacillus aurantius genome encodes:
- a CDS encoding carbohydrate ABC transporter permease, producing MSAIKPTASERVFDAFNIILLAVLSLLFLIPFLAVLSTSFISAEESMRRGAFILIPHKIDFGAYEMLLKRGMIIYNAYKVTLFRVTVGTFLNLLFTATLAYGLARRTLPGRNGIVLFIFLTMIFHGGLIPSYMLIDKLGLKNTLWVLVIPGLISAWNLFIMRNFFLSLPEELEESGIIDGATPAVILWKIIIPLSMPAIATIGLFYAVHHWNDWFGASIYINDQSKMPIQVVMRNILLSGILQDESQVEYIRNPPPAATLKSAVVVISTLPILFVYPFIQKFFVKGMMVGSIKG from the coding sequence ATGAGTGCCATTAAACCAACCGCATCCGAGCGTGTCTTCGACGCGTTCAATATCATTCTACTGGCCGTCTTGTCCCTGCTGTTTCTAATTCCCTTTCTGGCGGTGCTGTCCACCTCGTTCATAAGCGCCGAAGAATCGATGAGAAGAGGGGCGTTCATCCTCATCCCCCATAAAATCGATTTCGGGGCCTACGAGATGCTGCTGAAGCGCGGCATGATCATTTACAACGCCTATAAGGTCACGCTGTTTCGGGTCACCGTCGGAACGTTTCTCAACCTCCTGTTCACGGCGACCCTCGCATACGGGCTGGCGAGACGAACGCTGCCCGGCCGCAACGGGATCGTGCTGTTTATTTTTCTTACGATGATCTTTCACGGCGGGCTGATTCCCTCCTACATGCTGATCGACAAGCTGGGCTTAAAGAACACGCTGTGGGTGCTGGTCATTCCCGGCCTGATCAGTGCGTGGAACCTGTTCATCATGCGGAATTTCTTTCTGTCGCTGCCGGAGGAGCTGGAGGAATCGGGCATTATCGACGGGGCCACCCCGGCGGTCATTCTGTGGAAGATTATTATCCCGCTGTCCATGCCGGCGATCGCCACCATCGGCCTCTTCTATGCCGTTCACCACTGGAACGACTGGTTCGGAGCCTCCATCTACATCAACGACCAGAGCAAGATGCCGATCCAGGTGGTGATGCGCAATATTCTGCTGTCGGGTATTCTGCAGGACGAATCGCAGGTGGAATACATCCGGAATCCCCCGCCGGCCGCGACCTTGAAGTCCGCCGTTGTCGTCATCAGCACGCTTCCGATCTTGTTCGTGTATCCCTTCATTCAAAAATTTTTCGTCAAAGGCATGATGGTCGGTTCCATCAAAGGCTGA
- a CDS encoding ABC transporter permease, which produces MNTAVSESPGSRLATGRRLWTAVKVHRFYYYLILPGILYFVIFDYIPMFGVIIAFKDISPFEGVDAIFTSDWVGFKHFSKFIHSYYFWNVMRNTLLLSCYKLFFGFPASLLLALLLNELRSAVYKRVVQTISYLPHFISTVVVAGLAMMILSTDGGLINAAVVFLGGEPVHFLGSPGYFRSILVIAHVWQSIGWGSILYLAAMTGIDPGLYEAARMDGASRLRQAWHITLPGIAPVIVILLILSIGGLLNAGFEQVLLLYSPSVYEVADIIDTYVYREGLTKLNYSFATAVGLFKNIIAMLLILGSNYIAKKMNHTGIW; this is translated from the coding sequence ATGAATACGGCGGTTTCCGAATCCCCGGGCAGCCGGCTCGCGACCGGGCGGCGGCTGTGGACGGCCGTTAAGGTCCACCGGTTTTATTATTACTTGATTCTGCCCGGCATCCTTTATTTTGTGATCTTTGACTATATCCCCATGTTCGGCGTTATTATCGCGTTTAAGGACATCTCCCCGTTCGAGGGAGTCGATGCGATTTTCACGAGCGACTGGGTAGGGTTTAAGCATTTCAGCAAATTCATTCATTCGTATTATTTTTGGAATGTGATGCGCAATACGCTGCTGCTCAGCTGCTATAAGCTGTTTTTCGGCTTTCCGGCCTCGCTGCTGCTGGCGCTCTTGCTTAATGAGTTGAGATCGGCCGTGTACAAACGGGTCGTTCAGACGATTTCGTATCTGCCTCATTTCATCTCCACCGTCGTGGTGGCCGGCTTGGCCATGATGATTTTGTCCACCGATGGGGGCTTGATTAATGCGGCGGTGGTGTTCTTAGGCGGGGAACCGGTCCATTTCCTGGGCTCGCCCGGCTATTTCCGAAGCATTCTGGTGATAGCCCATGTGTGGCAGTCCATCGGATGGGGAAGCATTCTGTATCTGGCGGCCATGACGGGGATCGACCCCGGGCTGTATGAAGCGGCGAGAATGGATGGGGCGAGCCGCCTGCGGCAGGCTTGGCATATTACCCTGCCGGGTATTGCTCCGGTTATCGTGATCCTGCTCATTCTCTCCATCGGTGGGCTGCTGAACGCCGGCTTCGAACAGGTGCTGCTGCTCTATTCCCCGTCGGTTTACGAGGTGGCGGACATTATCGACACCTATGTGTACCGGGAAGGGCTGACGAAGCTCAATTATTCCTTCGCCACGGCGGTCGGCTTGTTCAAAAATATTATCGCCATGCTGCTGATTCTGGGCTCCAACTATATCGCCAAAAAAATGAACCATACGGGAATCTGGTAG
- a CDS encoding extracellular solute-binding protein — translation MNRKVAGASVTVVMSVSLLAACSGNSGTPEGDKAAGEAGKTKAVPKIYIYQNTGQLNQKPEGSVPAKLEEMKKMYVDKLGIEPVAIVPPQGGDASSQKLNLLLGSSSDEVDTFQANWDDLAPKGAIIPLNDLLDKYGQDIKKAWNDKAWEYMKDKDGKIWGIPRGEPAVHYPIWVRTDWLQKLNLKMPQTLDELEAVLKAFKEQDPDGNGKDDTIPMMTDLNGIKNALMGGFTEFGNSNWIDPADKKMKPPELAPGFKDYVAKLADWYQKGYLYKESFSKFDPTELLKTNRVGMSSMWYSRITLLFPQIKPNLPADANYEIIRGIQGPKGKLMTATAGNTASMVITKKAKHPEAVMKFINYQYQDIPTNHLTAAFGTNWGYVGDSKFDVELKSKDIEYAGEFMVSLGTATELKYAFKDPVKKMHADYLTKEALNTSVAKMPVDANILYDKQKLDENIPTLGDINRLRSEELVKFVTGARPLSDFDKYIDQLYKAGLDKWIAEYTRQYNEKKK, via the coding sequence ATGAACAGAAAGGTTGCCGGCGCTTCGGTTACCGTTGTCATGAGCGTAAGCCTGCTAGCGGCATGCTCAGGCAATAGCGGGACCCCGGAAGGGGACAAGGCAGCGGGGGAAGCGGGGAAGACGAAGGCCGTTCCGAAGATCTACATTTACCAGAACACGGGGCAGCTGAACCAGAAGCCGGAAGGCAGCGTACCCGCCAAGCTGGAAGAAATGAAAAAGATGTATGTCGACAAGCTCGGCATCGAGCCGGTCGCCATTGTGCCGCCCCAAGGAGGAGACGCCTCCTCGCAGAAACTGAACCTGCTCCTGGGAAGCTCGAGCGATGAAGTGGATACCTTCCAGGCGAACTGGGACGACCTCGCTCCGAAAGGAGCCATTATCCCGCTTAACGACCTGCTCGACAAATACGGGCAGGACATCAAGAAGGCCTGGAACGATAAAGCATGGGAATACATGAAGGATAAGGACGGCAAAATCTGGGGCATCCCGCGGGGGGAGCCGGCGGTTCACTACCCGATCTGGGTCCGGACGGACTGGCTCCAGAAGCTGAATCTGAAGATGCCGCAAACGCTGGATGAACTTGAAGCTGTTTTGAAAGCGTTTAAGGAGCAAGACCCCGACGGTAACGGCAAGGACGACACGATTCCGATGATGACGGACCTGAACGGCATCAAGAACGCGCTGATGGGAGGCTTCACGGAGTTCGGCAACAGCAACTGGATCGACCCGGCGGATAAGAAGATGAAGCCGCCGGAGCTGGCTCCGGGATTCAAGGACTATGTCGCGAAGCTGGCGGACTGGTACCAGAAGGGCTATCTCTACAAAGAATCGTTCAGCAAATTCGATCCGACGGAGCTGCTGAAGACGAACCGGGTCGGCATGTCCTCCATGTGGTACTCGCGCATCACGCTCTTGTTCCCGCAGATTAAGCCGAATTTGCCGGCGGACGCCAATTATGAAATCATCCGGGGCATTCAGGGTCCGAAAGGCAAGCTGATGACGGCGACAGCCGGAAACACCGCCTCCATGGTCATCACGAAGAAGGCCAAACATCCGGAGGCCGTGATGAAGTTTATCAACTACCAGTACCAGGACATTCCGACCAATCACCTGACGGCGGCCTTCGGTACGAACTGGGGCTATGTTGGGGACAGCAAGTTCGACGTGGAGCTGAAGAGCAAGGACATCGAGTATGCGGGTGAATTTATGGTCTCCCTGGGGACGGCTACCGAGCTTAAATATGCGTTCAAGGACCCGGTCAAGAAAATGCATGCCGATTATTTGACCAAGGAAGCGCTGAATACGAGCGTCGCCAAAATGCCGGTCGATGCGAACATCCTCTACGACAAGCAGAAGCTCGACGAGAACATCCCGACGCTTGGGGACATCAACCGTCTTCGCAGCGAGGAGCTGGTTAAGTTCGTGACGGGCGCGAGACCTCTGTCCGATTTCGATAAATACATCGATCAGCTGTATAAGGCGGGGCTCGATAAATGGATCGCGGAATACACACGCCAGTATAACGAGAAGAAGAAGTAG
- a CDS encoding helix-turn-helix domain-containing protein → MKLIMTTALIAIIPGLISNCIAYYKVSQSFREETGTNKLQYLNQTINAIEMVLNRIKDNSNQLALNRSFQNFERFPGGSYYEELQGEISPENLSSLYAYLEAKKNSLDTINMFRMSNEFVDSVYFYDAGKQLVLTSENDGSNLQFPFGAFYDLGWYEAGKKSAEIATLMDTRIAKQRRGPDKHLLSVIYKTGKGDNALIINLNASAIYEKIINKLARTDEIYVVSREGNLLFHSNPAYLHQPVNRILPDKQEIAGHAGFFTDRIQDEQELVCFSASSLLSWTFVSVSDMKALAKGTTSIKQTIVLSALLLVVLSVVLAYLSSLRLYKPVTRLKALIGWEAGHRAEDGDEFGTIGHYMRSALHERDYYKGKLEESMPIQREQFKAVLLRRHHMSLEEIEAKIHYLHLGIDTRDLVVMALSVDAQGERNTAREEDANLTEDLLKLQVQDLLSRNPVLSTPYYVVEAEENLLALVLARRGMDEEQVLTLARQLLKQINGELNHSYSIGIGSACATVKELPQSYEEALEALKYRILYGSGDVLSFGEIQFDQTSRFHYPKLKEEQLLGYLKTARVEEAIQAFDEFVSDINAQKNNLHYKQIQPVFVQLLTVIIYSLNQLGVNWRTVWQKEANPYQELLDQESLSQIVRWFHQLIRLTAAYLEGEWNAKGNQHITRVIEILERDYSQPLSLSSVAEQVNLNPAYISRLFKQIKGEPFVDYLKKVRIEKSKELLLQSSMKIGEAGKEVGYSHSYYFIKVFKEEVGLTPGEFKRLYGS, encoded by the coding sequence ATGAAGTTGATCATGACCACGGCCCTTATTGCCATCATTCCGGGCCTGATCTCCAACTGCATTGCCTATTACAAAGTTTCCCAATCTTTCCGTGAGGAAACGGGAACGAACAAGCTCCAATACTTAAACCAGACGATTAACGCTATCGAAATGGTTTTGAACCGGATCAAGGACAACTCCAACCAGCTTGCCCTGAACCGGTCGTTTCAAAATTTCGAGCGTTTTCCGGGAGGAAGCTATTATGAGGAGCTTCAGGGAGAGATCTCCCCGGAAAATTTGTCCTCGCTCTATGCTTACCTGGAGGCCAAGAAGAATTCCCTCGACACGATCAACATGTTCCGGATGTCCAACGAGTTCGTGGACTCGGTGTATTTTTATGACGCGGGCAAGCAGCTTGTTCTTACGTCCGAGAATGACGGATCCAACCTGCAGTTTCCGTTCGGGGCTTTCTATGACTTGGGCTGGTACGAAGCCGGAAAGAAAAGTGCGGAAATTGCCACCCTGATGGATACCCGGATCGCCAAGCAGCGCCGTGGTCCGGATAAGCACCTGCTTTCGGTGATCTATAAAACCGGCAAAGGGGATAACGCTCTAATCATAAACCTCAACGCCTCGGCCATTTACGAGAAGATTATTAACAAATTGGCCCGTACGGATGAGATCTATGTGGTCTCCCGGGAAGGAAACCTCCTGTTTCACAGCAATCCGGCTTACCTGCATCAGCCGGTTAACCGGATTTTACCGGATAAGCAAGAGATCGCCGGTCATGCCGGTTTCTTCACGGACCGGATTCAGGACGAGCAGGAGCTGGTTTGCTTTTCCGCTTCTTCTTTGCTGAGCTGGACCTTCGTCAGTGTGTCGGATATGAAGGCCCTCGCCAAAGGCACCACCTCCATCAAGCAAACCATTGTTCTTTCCGCTCTGCTCCTCGTGGTTCTCTCCGTCGTTCTGGCTTATTTGTCCTCCCTGCGGTTATACAAGCCGGTCACCCGACTGAAAGCCTTGATCGGATGGGAGGCCGGACACCGCGCGGAAGACGGGGACGAATTCGGCACCATCGGCCATTATATGAGATCGGCCCTGCACGAGCGCGATTATTACAAGGGGAAATTGGAAGAGAGCATGCCCATCCAGCGCGAGCAATTCAAGGCGGTCCTTCTGCGGCGGCACCACATGAGCCTGGAGGAGATCGAGGCCAAAATCCATTATCTCCATCTGGGGATCGATACCCGGGATCTGGTGGTGATGGCGCTCTCGGTGGATGCTCAAGGCGAGCGGAACACGGCGCGGGAGGAGGACGCGAACCTGACGGAGGATTTGCTTAAGCTGCAAGTCCAGGATCTTCTGAGCCGAAATCCGGTGCTGAGCACGCCCTATTATGTTGTGGAGGCGGAAGAGAATCTGCTTGCCCTTGTCCTGGCCCGGCGGGGAATGGATGAGGAGCAGGTCTTGACGCTCGCGCGGCAGCTGCTTAAACAAATCAACGGGGAGCTGAACCACTCCTATTCGATCGGGATCGGCAGTGCCTGCGCCACGGTGAAGGAGCTGCCCCAGTCGTATGAAGAGGCCCTCGAGGCTCTCAAGTACCGCATTCTGTACGGCAGCGGCGATGTTCTGTCCTTTGGGGAGATTCAGTTCGATCAGACGAGCCGGTTTCATTATCCCAAGCTTAAAGAAGAGCAGCTGCTCGGGTATCTCAAAACGGCCCGGGTGGAGGAGGCCATCCAAGCGTTTGACGAGTTCGTCTCCGACATCAATGCACAGAAAAACAATCTGCACTATAAGCAAATCCAACCGGTTTTTGTGCAGCTGCTGACCGTCATCATCTATTCGTTGAACCAGCTTGGGGTCAACTGGAGAACCGTTTGGCAGAAGGAGGCCAATCCGTACCAGGAGCTGCTGGACCAGGAGTCCCTTTCCCAGATTGTCCGCTGGTTCCATCAGCTCATCCGGCTCACGGCGGCTTACCTCGAAGGGGAGTGGAACGCCAAAGGAAACCAGCATATCACGCGGGTGATCGAAATTCTGGAGCGGGATTACAGCCAACCCCTGTCCCTTAGCTCGGTTGCGGAGCAGGTCAACTTGAATCCGGCTTACATCAGCCGGCTGTTCAAGCAAATCAAGGGAGAGCCCTTCGTGGATTATTTGAAGAAGGTCCGCATTGAGAAAAGCAAGGAGCTGCTGCTGCAGAGCAGCATGAAAATCGGCGAAGCGGGCAAAGAGGTCGGATACAGCCATTCGTACTATTTCATCAAGGTCTTTAAGGAAGAGGTTGGGCTGACACCCGGCGAGTTCAAGAGGCTGTACGGCAGCTGA
- a CDS encoding dihydrodipicolinate synthase family protein, protein MTNDKLAAFRGIFTALVTPMHPGGDIDHDSLARLVEHQIRQGIKGFYVGGSTGEGFLLTSEERCRVLETVVGAAAGRVTIISHVGCIGTRETIRLAKHAEGQGVDAVSAVVPFYYKVSVNEIREHYEAVMEAVSLPMLVYHYPGATGVSLSLDFYEQLSRHPRCLGVKFTSLNLFEMQQIRARCGRSFLLYNGHDEVYLGGAYAGSDGAIGSTFNMMPNLFTSMYETVSSEERPVMAALQDRQAEANGVIAHMLRYDVIPYEKYMLYLQGVIAAPAVRGPLKSFTAEERKELEAFYEASDVLRRHRYEPNREAAAL, encoded by the coding sequence ATGACAAATGACAAGCTGGCCGCATTTCGCGGCATCTTCACGGCATTGGTAACCCCGATGCATCCGGGGGGAGACATTGACCATGATTCTTTGGCCCGTCTGGTGGAGCACCAAATCCGGCAGGGCATCAAAGGGTTCTATGTGGGAGGAAGCACCGGGGAAGGGTTTCTTCTGACGAGCGAGGAGCGGTGCCGGGTGCTGGAAACGGTCGTCGGGGCGGCGGCGGGACGGGTGACGATTATTTCGCACGTAGGCTGCATCGGCACGAGGGAAACCATCCGGCTCGCCAAGCATGCCGAAGGCCAAGGCGTGGATGCGGTTTCGGCGGTGGTGCCGTTCTATTACAAGGTATCGGTGAACGAGATCCGGGAGCATTACGAAGCCGTCATGGAAGCCGTATCGCTGCCCATGCTCGTCTACCATTACCCGGGAGCGACGGGGGTTAGCCTGTCCCTGGATTTCTACGAGCAGCTGAGCCGCCATCCCCGGTGCCTCGGCGTTAAATTTACTTCCCTTAATTTGTTCGAGATGCAGCAGATCCGGGCGAGATGCGGGAGGTCCTTCCTCCTCTACAACGGCCATGACGAGGTGTACCTCGGGGGCGCGTATGCCGGTTCCGACGGTGCCATCGGCAGCACCTTCAACATGATGCCTAACCTGTTCACATCCATGTATGAAACCGTTTCGTCGGAGGAGCGCCCGGTGATGGCGGCTCTGCAGGACAGGCAGGCGGAAGCGAACGGCGTCATTGCCCACATGCTCCGGTACGACGTGATTCCCTACGAGAAATACATGCTGTATCTGCAAGGGGTCATAGCCGCCCCTGCCGTTAGAGGGCCCTTGAAGTCCTTCACCGCCGAAGAACGGAAGGAGCTCGAAGCCTTCTACGAGGCGAGTGACGTGCTGCGCCGTCACCGGTATGAGCCGAACCGGGAGGCGGCGGCTTTATAA
- a CDS encoding AraC family transcriptional regulator → MYPQYLFEYPNLDSDFPFFMKKKRYTSVPSHRHDFIEFSLVLEGQGKEWINGASHEMAPGTLVLLLPYQIHEYRSAGDDKLQMYVCNFDMTLLTAGPESAWGLHELLLGRDPAQPSYIGLPEEALRETVRLWDKLYDEYNASRAWKPIMIRAYLMEALAQFVRQGERPPVPRPSRQEDPRPSAKNIWPVVQYVYEHFLEPLTLTSLSERFHLHPTQVSKQFGAAFGMHFVDFLHELRIRHACSLLLSTTLPISQIAFESGFSSYPTFSRVFLRIKGTTPRLYREKQGRDRTGAGL, encoded by the coding sequence ATGTACCCGCAGTACCTGTTTGAGTATCCCAACCTAGACTCGGATTTTCCCTTCTTCATGAAGAAAAAGAGGTACACTTCCGTGCCCTCCCATCGTCATGATTTTATTGAGTTTTCCTTGGTCTTGGAAGGACAGGGCAAGGAGTGGATTAACGGAGCCTCTCACGAGATGGCGCCCGGCACCCTGGTGCTCCTGCTTCCCTATCAGATCCACGAATACCGGTCTGCCGGTGACGATAAGCTTCAGATGTACGTGTGCAATTTCGATATGACCCTGCTCACGGCGGGGCCGGAATCGGCCTGGGGTCTTCATGAGCTGCTGCTGGGACGGGACCCTGCCCAGCCTTCCTATATCGGACTGCCGGAGGAAGCCCTCCGGGAAACCGTTCGGCTCTGGGACAAGCTTTACGACGAGTACAACGCTTCCCGCGCCTGGAAGCCCATCATGATCCGGGCCTACCTCATGGAAGCGCTGGCCCAATTCGTCCGTCAAGGGGAGCGGCCTCCCGTCCCCCGCCCCTCCCGTCAGGAAGATCCGCGGCCTTCAGCCAAGAATATCTGGCCTGTCGTTCAATATGTCTACGAGCATTTCCTCGAGCCTCTTACCCTCACCTCGTTGTCCGAACGGTTTCATCTCCACCCGACTCAAGTAAGCAAGCAGTTTGGCGCGGCGTTCGGGATGCATTTTGTCGATTTTCTTCATGAGCTGAGGATTCGCCATGCCTGCTCCCTGCTCCTCTCTACCACGCTTCCTATCTCTCAGATTGCTTTCGAATCCGGTTTCTCGTCTTATCCGACCTTTTCCCGCGTGTTTCTCCGCATCAAAGGGACCACGCCGCGCCTGTACCGGGAGAAGCAGGGACGGGACAGAACGGGAGCCGGGTTATAA
- a CDS encoding MMPL family transporter, producing MKESSLYRFGGWVAGRRSKWVTLLVWIAVTVILTMVWPSVNSVENNAAANLTADRPSVQAEQVTQEQFASSAGAPALIVWQREGGLTDADLEHIRKLTETLDKQPLPDQTAVAPFYKLPPPVLKSQASKDGSTLVLPVTFSKEADAERLKESINLFMEKAKEETGGDPFKADQKSKELSARVTGPVGIQIDATGLFASADFKLLMATVALVLVFLLLIYRSPILALIPLVAVGFAYGVISPILGILGEKGWITVDAQGISIMTVLLFGAGTDYCLFLIARFRQILTEEKDKGRALFRSIQDSTGAIAMSGFTVVLSLLALLVAEYGSNHRFAIPFSISILIMGLASLTLVPALLAIIGRASFFPFIPRTPEMLKERAEKKGKPVPKPKETDRFGKKLGSFVVRRPKWIVAVTLILLGGFAAFSTQIKLTYDILSSFPEDMPSREGFAAIGEKFSPGELAPVKVIVNTEGKTLPVGDRLAELPYVSQVGKPVPGQQNPQIVAYDLQFNLNPYSNEAMDKIPDIRRVVEDSVKAAGLSAEDHVWIGGQTATQHDTQVVNARDTKLIIPIVIGLITLLLLVYLRSVVATLYLVLTVILSYFSALGLGWLILHYGMGAEAIQGSIPLYAFVFLVALGEDYNIFMISSIWQKSKVMPLRQAIREGVGQTSAVITSAGLILAGTFAVLATLPIQVLVQFGLITALGVILDTFIVRPYLVPAITVLLGRAAFWPGKVAAPDSGEPASAHKGLA from the coding sequence ATGAAGGAATCATCGCTGTACCGTTTTGGCGGCTGGGTAGCCGGCCGCCGCAGCAAGTGGGTAACGCTTCTGGTCTGGATTGCCGTAACCGTGATTCTGACCATGGTCTGGCCGTCGGTCAACAGTGTGGAGAACAACGCGGCGGCTAACTTGACCGCGGACCGGCCGTCGGTTCAAGCCGAGCAGGTGACGCAGGAGCAGTTTGCAAGCTCCGCCGGGGCACCGGCGCTGATCGTCTGGCAGCGGGAGGGAGGCTTGACCGATGCCGATCTTGAGCACATCCGCAAGCTCACCGAGACGCTGGATAAGCAGCCGCTGCCGGATCAGACGGCCGTGGCGCCGTTCTACAAGCTGCCGCCTCCCGTTCTGAAGAGCCAGGCGTCCAAGGACGGCAGTACGCTCGTGCTTCCGGTCACGTTCAGCAAGGAAGCCGATGCCGAGCGGCTGAAGGAAAGCATCAACCTATTTATGGAGAAGGCCAAGGAGGAAACGGGAGGAGATCCGTTTAAGGCGGACCAGAAGTCGAAGGAGCTCAGCGCCCGGGTAACCGGGCCGGTCGGCATCCAGATCGACGCTACGGGGCTTTTTGCCAGTGCGGACTTTAAGCTGCTGATGGCCACGGTCGCGCTTGTGCTCGTGTTCCTGCTGCTCATCTACCGCTCGCCGATTCTCGCGCTTATACCGCTAGTTGCCGTGGGCTTCGCTTACGGGGTAATCAGCCCGATTCTGGGCATTCTCGGGGAAAAAGGCTGGATTACCGTCGATGCCCAGGGAATTTCGATCATGACGGTGCTCCTGTTCGGGGCGGGGACGGATTACTGCCTCTTCCTGATCGCCCGCTTCCGGCAAATCCTGACCGAGGAGAAGGATAAGGGAAGGGCCTTGTTCCGTTCCATCCAGGATTCCACCGGGGCTATCGCGATGAGCGGGTTTACGGTCGTGCTGTCCCTGCTCGCACTGCTCGTCGCGGAATACGGCTCGAACCACCGGTTCGCCATTCCGTTCAGCATCTCGATTCTCATCATGGGTCTCGCCTCGCTGACCCTCGTTCCGGCGCTGCTGGCCATTATCGGCCGGGCTTCGTTCTTCCCGTTCATTCCGCGTACGCCGGAGATGCTCAAGGAACGGGCCGAGAAGAAAGGCAAGCCGGTTCCGAAGCCGAAGGAGACGGACCGGTTCGGCAAGAAGCTCGGAAGCTTCGTTGTGCGCCGTCCGAAATGGATCGTGGCGGTGACCCTTATTCTCCTGGGGGGCTTCGCGGCTTTCTCGACCCAGATCAAGCTGACTTACGACATTCTTTCCTCTTTCCCGGAAGATATGCCTTCCCGGGAAGGGTTCGCGGCGATCGGAGAGAAATTCTCTCCGGGCGAGCTGGCTCCGGTCAAGGTTATCGTGAACACGGAAGGGAAGACTCTCCCGGTCGGGGACCGTCTGGCGGAGCTGCCTTATGTAAGCCAGGTGGGTAAACCGGTGCCTGGTCAGCAGAATCCGCAGATTGTTGCTTACGACCTGCAGTTTAACCTGAATCCGTATTCCAACGAAGCGATGGACAAAATCCCGGACATCCGCCGCGTCGTAGAGGATTCGGTGAAGGCGGCCGGCTTGTCCGCCGAAGATCACGTGTGGATCGGTGGCCAAACGGCTACCCAGCACGATACCCAGGTGGTTAACGCCCGCGATACCAAGCTGATCATTCCGATCGTCATCGGCCTGATCACCCTGCTTCTGCTGGTGTATCTGCGTTCCGTGGTCGCCACACTGTATCTGGTGCTGACCGTCATCCTTTCGTACTTCTCGGCCCTCGGGCTCGGCTGGCTCATTCTGCATTACGGCATGGGAGCAGAGGCCATCCAAGGCTCGATTCCACTCTATGCCTTCGTCTTCCTGGTCGCCCTGGGGGAAGACTATAACATCTTTATGATCTCGAGCATCTGGCAGAAGAGCAAGGTGATGCCGCTGCGCCAGGCCATCCGGGAAGGCGTCGGCCAGACGAGCGCCGTCATCACCTCGGCGGGGCTCATTCTGGCGGGAACGTTCGCCGTGCTGGCGACGCTGCCGATCCAGGTGCTGGTGCAGTTCGGCCTGATTACGGCCCTCGGCGTCATCCTCGACACCTTCATCGTGCGGCCGTACCTGGTGCCGGCCATTACCGTGCTGCTCGGCCGCGCGGCCTTCTGGCCGGGCAAGGTGGCTGCCCCGGACAGCGGCGAGCCGGCCAGCGCCCATAAGGGCTTGGCGTAA
- a CDS encoding TetR/AcrR family transcriptional regulator, whose amino-acid sequence MKPSGKRSPGRPKATGQEDATVKELILQTASTLFMEHGYDNVSLEQIANQCGVTKASVYYYYTNKPTLFTTSVVQMMANIRRYTLLILQQEGSLKERLQRIASAYLRQSHVEFDTLMREAGTSLSQEQLKEMREAENAVHREMAAEFAKAMEQGEIRKANPLLAAHAFASLMMLGNRVEAGDLFLAKDKAAEDIVDLFWNGVISPHNG is encoded by the coding sequence ATGAAACCAAGCGGAAAACGCTCACCCGGCCGTCCCAAGGCTACCGGACAGGAGGACGCCACCGTCAAGGAGCTGATCCTCCAAACGGCCTCTACTCTATTCATGGAACACGGCTACGATAATGTCTCCTTGGAGCAAATTGCGAACCAATGCGGCGTGACCAAAGCTTCCGTCTATTACTACTACACGAACAAACCGACCCTGTTTACGACTTCGGTCGTTCAAATGATGGCGAATATCCGCCGGTACACCCTTCTGATCCTGCAGCAGGAAGGAAGTTTGAAGGAACGCCTGCAGCGGATCGCCTCGGCGTATTTGAGGCAGTCTCATGTGGAATTCGACACGCTGATGCGCGAAGCGGGGACTTCCCTCAGCCAGGAGCAGCTGAAGGAGATGCGGGAGGCGGAGAATGCGGTCCACCGCGAGATGGCGGCGGAATTCGCCAAAGCGATGGAACAGGGTGAGATCCGGAAGGCGAATCCTTTGCTCGCCGCGCATGCTTTTGCCTCTTTGATGATGCTCGGCAACCGGGTGGAGGCCGGCGATCTGTTTCTGGCCAAGGACAAAGCCGCCGAGGACATCGTGGATTTGTTTTGGAATGGGGTCATTTCCCCCCATAATGGGTAA